From a region of the Salvelinus alpinus chromosome 2, SLU_Salpinus.1, whole genome shotgun sequence genome:
- the LOC139567631 gene encoding transcription factor Sp2-like, with product MSAGGIFQGLALEGSRRESVVMSDQQDSMATTVAVSPSEYLQPSATSSQDSQPSPLALLAATCSKIGPPAAQAPVSAPPTQPQPRRLLPIKPAPIAPAPPKNLGFLSAKGNVIQLPAGLGSNNPGTPIVLTIQQSPGRSNQTSNIQYQVMPQLGGTQTIQMMQQGGQIQLIPGTNQAIITTPMTVPQPQPAATPITPQKTVAIKPSPRGRKPNAANVVRLHSGLTLPLNVATGEEPAAAPPPPTKGRRGRKKLVAAAPPPQTISLPPEQMETILLEAGENIIQAGNQLLIVQNTGSGQQQLVQLVQQKQEQQVVQIPQQALKVVQAASATLPQVPQRQPAPSLQPEPTQLLIKTASGEWQTVQLQETTVSTATTASSMVTTLSSVGATKRTLAGGRKERTLPKIAPAGGMIALNAAQLSSAGQAVQTININGVQVQGVPVTITNAGGQQHLTVQTVQGGALQLGGVTSQGHQVQMEQTLALELQGQPGEKKRRMACTCPNCKDSEKRPGEVGKRKHICHIPGCEKTFRKTSLLRAHVRLHTGERPFVCNWVFCGKRFTRSDELQRHARTHTGDKRFECNQCQKRFMRSDHLTKHYKTHINTKNL from the exons ATGAGCGCGGGCGGAATCTTCCAGGGGCTTGCTCTTGAAGGCTCACGGAGAGAGAGTGTCGTCATGAGCG ATCAACAGGACAGTATGGCCACCACTGTTGCTGTCAGTCCCAGCGAGTATCTCCAGCCCTCTGCCACTTCCTCTCAA GACTCCCAGCCCTCCCCACTGGCCCTCCTGGCCGCCACCTGTAGTAAGATCGGCCCCCCTGCTGCTCAGGCCCCTGTCAGTGCCCCTCCTACCCAACCCCAACCTCGCCGTCTCCTCCCCATCAAGCCCGCCCCCATCGCCCCCGCCCCTCCCAAAAACCTGGGCTTCCTGTCCGCTAAAGGAAATGTGATCCAGCTGCCAGCGGGCCTGGGCTCCAACAACCCCGGCACACCCATCGTCCTCACCATCCAGCAGAGCCCTGGTCGCTCGAATCAAACATCCAACATCCAATACCAGGTGATGCCGCAGCTGGGAGGCACACAGACCATCCAGATGATGCAGCAGGGCGGACAGATCCAGCTCATCCCGGGTACCAACCAGGCCATCATCACCACGCCCATGACGGTCCCCCAGCCGCAGCCCGCTGCCACGCCCATCACCCCGCAGAAGACGGTGGCCATCAAGCCGTCCCCCAGGGGGCGGAAACCCAATGCAGCCAACGTGGTGCGGCTGCACAGCGGGCTCACGCTGCCCCTCAACGTAGCCACCGGAGAGGAGCCAGCGGCAGCTCCTCCCCCGCCAACAAAAGGCAGACGAGGAAGGAAGAAGCTAGTGGCAGCAGCCCCTCCACCACAGACCATCTCTCTGCCCCCCGAGCAGATGGAGACGATATTGTTAGAAGCCGGGGAGAATATTATTCAG GCGGGGAACCAGCTCCTGATCGTGCAGAACACCGGGTCGGGCCAGCAGCAGCTGGTGCAGTTGGTGCAGCAGAAACAGGAGCAGCAGGTGGTCCAGATCCCCCAGCAGGCCCTGAAGGTGGTGCAGGCCGCCTCCGCCACCCTGCCTCAGGTCCCCCAGAGACAGCCTGCACCCAGCCTGCAGCCAGAGCCcactcag CTGCTGATCAAAACGGCATCAGGCGAATGGCAGACTGTGCAGCTCCAGGAAACCACAGTTTCCACAGCAACAACGGCCTCCAGCATGGTCACCACCCTGTCGTCCGTGGGGGCCACCAAGCGAACACTGGCGGGGGGCAGGAAGGAGAGGACCCTACCAAAAATAGCTCCGGCGGGGGGGATGATAGCATTGAACGCGGCCCAGCTCTCTTCGGCGGGCCAGGCCGTGCAGACTATAAACATCAACGGGGTCCAGGTGCAAGGAGTGCCCGTCACCATCACCAAtgcaggag GGCAGCAGCACCTGACAGTGCAGACGGTGCAGGGCGGTGCCCTCCAGCTGGGCGGCGTGACCTCCCAGGGCCACCAGGTGCAGATGGAGCAGACTCTGGCTCTGGAGTTGCAGGGCCAGCCTGGGGAGAAGAAACGCCGCATGGCCTGCACCTGCCCCAACTGTAAGGACTCCGAGAAGAG GCCCGGCGAGGTGGGGAAGAGGAAGCACATCTGTCACATCCCGGGCTGCGAGAAGACGTTCCGGAAAACGTCCCTCCTCCGGGCCCATGTGCGTCTGCACACCGGCGAGCGGCCCTTCGTCTGCAACTGGGTCTTTTGCGGCAAACGCTTCACGCGCAGTGACGAGCTGCAGCGACACGCCaggacacacacag GAGACAAGCGCTTCGAGTGCAACCAGTGTCAGAAACGGTTCATGAGGAGCGACCATCTCACGAAGCATTacaaaacacacataaacaccaaGAACTTGTGA
- the LOC139567629 gene encoding suppressor of cytokine signaling 7-like isoform X1, whose translation MNNAQDMSPDFVLMRLVSAAEDDRLDEENGNLSSGGVVAGLGKEVLAHSNMKAGLEFARDPTTGLAHSGNLSSLNNAQQSGGTAAPDTGVMATKPSVSIPLPPHSAMEAKGFEFAHRGGLRPQLLVFPNILRDGEGILDCESDGRNQSRKHIVLDKTSGSVSDLIGGINNNTLSAGNAQQQNHLSQSWGLHPRVVLSTVAVDIEGGELCHRHSLITNPSDWPPLSDKSNPFTMIESKWGCTTGELPDGPVFDLARRFGELGLGAVPKILFKDGEMPQCSCQGAHGPAPAGMGHGDDPTETSDALLVLEGLGTGDVARLGITGCPEDDSDESRARRVQKMSGAFSLSSFQAELTRQMEGVAGEPCPSAHCDAQVCSLHGNVPNPTQPSPGDTEQNPEVSTLPGASAATPSSDRPVSPTPSQASTPRKRADKCVSEPRTPTGRVEKTLKVPGKSRKGSLKIRLSKLFRTKSCSGSNSLLDKRPSVAFSISSAGSLMDMASGSGGEHDGDSQPRMTRAQSAFSPASFAPFTGETVSLVDVDISRRGANTPHPPTPPPPPRRSLSLLDDIGGPQPGPFLVSVMGASLQSLPLPLSPPHPSHATIQHSISLNDAFLRALPHSTSSQLLSAPPPSRLAPPPRLCPLRRPEASNFTASLRELEKCGWYWGPMNWEDAEMKLKGKPDGAFLVRDSSDPRYILSLSFRSQGVTHHTRMEHYRGTFSLWCHPKFEDRCHSVVEFIERAIMHSKNGKFLYFLRSRVPGLPPTPVQLLYPVSRFSNVKSLQHLCRFCIRQMVRIDHIQELPLPKPLIMYLRKFYYYDAEEEMYLSIKSIRPGAGVEKEAESQT comes from the exons ATGAACAACGCGCAAGATATGTCTCCCGATTTTGTCTTGATGCGCCTGGTTTCCGCGGCCGAGGATGACCGCTTGGACGAGGAGAATGGGAATCTGTCGTCGGGTGGAGTGGTGGCAGGACTCGGTAAAGAGGTATTGGCTCATAGCAACATGAAAGCGGGCTTGGAATTCGCCCGAGATCCCACGACAGGCCTCGCGCATTCCGGCAATCTCTCTTCGCTGAACAATGCACAGCAGAGCGGCGGAACGGCGGCACCTGACACCGGGGTGATGGCGACTAAACCGTCGGTGTCTATTCCTCTTCCTCCACACAGCGCCATGGAGGCCAAGGGCTTTGAGTTCGCTCACAGAGGCGGCTTACGGCCTCAGCTCCTTGTGTTTCCTAACATATTGAGGGATGGTGAGGGGATTTTAGACTGTGAATCCGACGGTCGGAATCAGTCGAGGAAACATATTGTTTTGGACAAGACCTCCGGCTCTGTCTCCGACCTAATCGGTGGCATCAATAACAATACGCTCAGTGCCGGCAACGCGCAACAGCAGAACCATCTGTCCCAGAGCTGGGGTCTGCATCCCCGGGTGGTATTATCCACGGTTGCTGTCGATATCGAGGGAGGTGAGCTATGCCACCGGCACAGTTTGATCACCAACCCATCAGACTGGCCTCCCTTATCGGATAAATCCAATCCTTTCACCATGATAGAGTCGAAATGGGGGTGCACAACCGGGGAGCTGCCCGACGGCCCAGTGTTCGACCTGGCCAGAAGGTTCGGGGAGCTGGGGCTCGGCGCGGTACCCAAGATATTATTCAAGGACGGGGAGATGCCCCAGTGCTCGTGTCAGGGCGCACATGGGCCGGCACCAGCGGGGATGGGGCATGGGGATGACCCGACTGAGACTAGCGATGCTTTGTTGGTGCTGGAGGGGCTGGGGACTGGGGACGTGGCCAGGCTGGGTATCACTGGATGCCCGGAGGACGATTCGGATGAAAGTCGAGCACGTCGAGTTCAGAAGATGTCCGGTGCATTTTCTCTCAGTAGCTTTCAGGCAGAGTTGACCAGACAGATGGAAGGGGTGGCTGGAGAACCTTGTCCGTCGGCGCACTGTGACGCACAAGTATGTAGCCTGCATGGAAACGTACCTAACCCAACTCAACCGAGCCCGGGAGATACAGAACAGAATCCGGAGGTGTCGACATTACCTGGGGCCTCAGCGGCTACACCGAGCTCGGACCGACCTGTCAGTCCAACCCCTAGCCAGGCATCGACACCCCGGAAGCGGGCGGACAAGTGCGTCAGTGAGCCCCGGACTCCAACCGGTCGGGTCGAGAAAACACTAAAAGTTCCAGGGAAGTCCAGAAAGGGCTCACTTAAAATACGCCTGAGTAAACTTTTCAGAACTAAAAGCTGTAGTGGTTCCAATAGCCTTCTGGATAAGAGGCCATCAGTGGCCTTTTCAATCTCCTCCGCTGGAAGTCTAATGGATATGGCCAGTGGAAGTGGTGGGGAGCATGACGGGGACAG CCAACCCCGaatgaccagggcccaaagtGCTTTCTCTCCTGCTTCCTTTGCTCCTTTCACTG GTGAGACTGTTTCATTGGTGGATGTGGATATTTCGAGGAGAGGGGCGAACACTCCGCACCCTCCCACGCCTCCACCTCCGCCACGCAGAAGTCTCAGTCTATTAG ATGACATAGGTGGGCCGCAGCCTGGTCCTTTCCTAGTGAGTGTTATGGGGGCCTCCCTACAGTCCCTCCCCctgcctctttctcctcctcatccttccCATGCCACCATCCAGCATAGTATCAGCCTCAATG ATGCATTCCTCCGGGCCCTGCCTCACTCCACCTCTTCACAGCTCCTCTCAGCTCCTCCCCCTTCCAGGTTGGCCCCGCCCCCAAGGCTCTGTCCTCTGAGGCGGCCTGAGGCCAGCAACTTCACCGCTAGTCTGAGAGAGCTGGAAAAG TGTGGCTGGTACTGGGGTCCTATGAACTGGGAAGATGCAGAGATGAAGTTGAAGGGGAAGCCTGATGGGGCGTTCCTGGTGAGGGACAGCTCTGACCCCCGCTACATCCTCAGCCTCAGCTTCCGCTCCCAGGGAGTAACACACCACACGCGCATGGAGCACTACAGAG GGACATTCAGCTTGTGGTGTCATCCCAAGTTTGAGGACCGATGTCATTCTGTGGTGGAGTTTATCGAGCGAGCCATTATGCACTCCAAAAATGGAAAATTCCTCTACTTCCTGCGTTCACGTGTGCCAG ggctCCCCCCTACCCCAGTGCAGCTGCTCTACCCAGTGTCCCGGTTCAGCAACGTCAAGTCCCTGCAGCACCTCTGTCGCTTCTGCATCCGACAGATGGTCCGCATCGACCACATCCAGGAGCTGCCGCTGCCCAA ACCACTGATCATGTACCTGAGGAAGTTCTACTACTATGATGCAGAGGAAGAGATGTACCTGTCAATCAAGAGCATTCGACCAGGGGCTGGAGTAGAGAAAGAGGCGGAGTCTCAGACGTAA
- the LOC139567629 gene encoding suppressor of cytokine signaling 7-like isoform X2: protein MNNAQDMSPDFVLMRLVSAAEDDRLDEENGNLSSGGVVAGLGKEVLAHSNMKAGLEFARDPTTGLAHSGNLSSLNNAQQSGGTAAPDTGVMATKPSVSIPLPPHSAMEAKGFEFAHRGGLRPQLLVFPNILRDGEGILDCESDGRNQSRKHIVLDKTSGSVSDLIGGINNNTLSAGNAQQQNHLSQSWGLHPRVVLSTVAVDIEGGELCHRHSLITNPSDWPPLSDKSNPFTMIESKWGCTTGELPDGPVFDLARRFGELGLGAVPKILFKDGEMPQCSCQGAHGPAPAGMGHGDDPTETSDALLVLEGLGTGDVARLGITGCPEDDSDESRARRVQKMSGAFSLSSFQAELTRQMEGVAGEPCPSAHCDAQVCSLHGNVPNPTQPSPGDTEQNPEVSTLPGASAATPSSDRPVSPTPSQASTPRKRADKCVSEPRTPTGRVEKTLKVPGKSRKGSLKIRLSKLFRTKSCSGSNSLLDKRPSVAFSISSAGSLMDMASGSGGEHDGDSQPRMTRAQSAFSPASFAPFTGETVSLVDVDISRRGANTPHPPTPPPPPRRSLSLLDAFLRALPHSTSSQLLSAPPPSRLAPPPRLCPLRRPEASNFTASLRELEKCGWYWGPMNWEDAEMKLKGKPDGAFLVRDSSDPRYILSLSFRSQGVTHHTRMEHYRGTFSLWCHPKFEDRCHSVVEFIERAIMHSKNGKFLYFLRSRVPGLPPTPVQLLYPVSRFSNVKSLQHLCRFCIRQMVRIDHIQELPLPKPLIMYLRKFYYYDAEEEMYLSIKSIRPGAGVEKEAESQT from the exons ATGAACAACGCGCAAGATATGTCTCCCGATTTTGTCTTGATGCGCCTGGTTTCCGCGGCCGAGGATGACCGCTTGGACGAGGAGAATGGGAATCTGTCGTCGGGTGGAGTGGTGGCAGGACTCGGTAAAGAGGTATTGGCTCATAGCAACATGAAAGCGGGCTTGGAATTCGCCCGAGATCCCACGACAGGCCTCGCGCATTCCGGCAATCTCTCTTCGCTGAACAATGCACAGCAGAGCGGCGGAACGGCGGCACCTGACACCGGGGTGATGGCGACTAAACCGTCGGTGTCTATTCCTCTTCCTCCACACAGCGCCATGGAGGCCAAGGGCTTTGAGTTCGCTCACAGAGGCGGCTTACGGCCTCAGCTCCTTGTGTTTCCTAACATATTGAGGGATGGTGAGGGGATTTTAGACTGTGAATCCGACGGTCGGAATCAGTCGAGGAAACATATTGTTTTGGACAAGACCTCCGGCTCTGTCTCCGACCTAATCGGTGGCATCAATAACAATACGCTCAGTGCCGGCAACGCGCAACAGCAGAACCATCTGTCCCAGAGCTGGGGTCTGCATCCCCGGGTGGTATTATCCACGGTTGCTGTCGATATCGAGGGAGGTGAGCTATGCCACCGGCACAGTTTGATCACCAACCCATCAGACTGGCCTCCCTTATCGGATAAATCCAATCCTTTCACCATGATAGAGTCGAAATGGGGGTGCACAACCGGGGAGCTGCCCGACGGCCCAGTGTTCGACCTGGCCAGAAGGTTCGGGGAGCTGGGGCTCGGCGCGGTACCCAAGATATTATTCAAGGACGGGGAGATGCCCCAGTGCTCGTGTCAGGGCGCACATGGGCCGGCACCAGCGGGGATGGGGCATGGGGATGACCCGACTGAGACTAGCGATGCTTTGTTGGTGCTGGAGGGGCTGGGGACTGGGGACGTGGCCAGGCTGGGTATCACTGGATGCCCGGAGGACGATTCGGATGAAAGTCGAGCACGTCGAGTTCAGAAGATGTCCGGTGCATTTTCTCTCAGTAGCTTTCAGGCAGAGTTGACCAGACAGATGGAAGGGGTGGCTGGAGAACCTTGTCCGTCGGCGCACTGTGACGCACAAGTATGTAGCCTGCATGGAAACGTACCTAACCCAACTCAACCGAGCCCGGGAGATACAGAACAGAATCCGGAGGTGTCGACATTACCTGGGGCCTCAGCGGCTACACCGAGCTCGGACCGACCTGTCAGTCCAACCCCTAGCCAGGCATCGACACCCCGGAAGCGGGCGGACAAGTGCGTCAGTGAGCCCCGGACTCCAACCGGTCGGGTCGAGAAAACACTAAAAGTTCCAGGGAAGTCCAGAAAGGGCTCACTTAAAATACGCCTGAGTAAACTTTTCAGAACTAAAAGCTGTAGTGGTTCCAATAGCCTTCTGGATAAGAGGCCATCAGTGGCCTTTTCAATCTCCTCCGCTGGAAGTCTAATGGATATGGCCAGTGGAAGTGGTGGGGAGCATGACGGGGACAG CCAACCCCGaatgaccagggcccaaagtGCTTTCTCTCCTGCTTCCTTTGCTCCTTTCACTG GTGAGACTGTTTCATTGGTGGATGTGGATATTTCGAGGAGAGGGGCGAACACTCCGCACCCTCCCACGCCTCCACCTCCGCCACGCAGAAGTCTCAGTCTATTAG ATGCATTCCTCCGGGCCCTGCCTCACTCCACCTCTTCACAGCTCCTCTCAGCTCCTCCCCCTTCCAGGTTGGCCCCGCCCCCAAGGCTCTGTCCTCTGAGGCGGCCTGAGGCCAGCAACTTCACCGCTAGTCTGAGAGAGCTGGAAAAG TGTGGCTGGTACTGGGGTCCTATGAACTGGGAAGATGCAGAGATGAAGTTGAAGGGGAAGCCTGATGGGGCGTTCCTGGTGAGGGACAGCTCTGACCCCCGCTACATCCTCAGCCTCAGCTTCCGCTCCCAGGGAGTAACACACCACACGCGCATGGAGCACTACAGAG GGACATTCAGCTTGTGGTGTCATCCCAAGTTTGAGGACCGATGTCATTCTGTGGTGGAGTTTATCGAGCGAGCCATTATGCACTCCAAAAATGGAAAATTCCTCTACTTCCTGCGTTCACGTGTGCCAG ggctCCCCCCTACCCCAGTGCAGCTGCTCTACCCAGTGTCCCGGTTCAGCAACGTCAAGTCCCTGCAGCACCTCTGTCGCTTCTGCATCCGACAGATGGTCCGCATCGACCACATCCAGGAGCTGCCGCTGCCCAA ACCACTGATCATGTACCTGAGGAAGTTCTACTACTATGATGCAGAGGAAGAGATGTACCTGTCAATCAAGAGCATTCGACCAGGGGCTGGAGTAGAGAAAGAGGCGGAGTCTCAGACGTAA